In a genomic window of Sarcophilus harrisii chromosome 4, mSarHar1.11, whole genome shotgun sequence:
- the MUC1 gene encoding LOW QUALITY PROTEIN: mucin-1 (The sequence of the model RefSeq protein was modified relative to this genomic sequence to represent the inferred CDS: deleted 1 base in 1 codon), giving the protein MTPGIQPTLVLVLFLLLTAVLHSTSGTTSTTTAADRTSSNRSTENDSTTAMTSHAIVSSSTTNPHLIITASQLNVPTVTAPTPATKASQLHNLAVTAPPQPLVALASQLNVPTVTAPTPATTASQLHNLAVTAPPQPLVASASQLNVLTGHGSNSSHHSITTTQPGSHSSSPASGRLSFTTERPDGHGSNASHHSITTTQPGSHSSSPASGRLSFTTERPDGHGSNSSHHSITTTQPGSHSSSPASGSLSVTTERPDGHGSNSSHHSITTTQPGSHSSSPASGRLSFTTERPDGHGSNSSHHSITTTQPGSHSSSPASGRLSFTTERPDGHGSNSSHHSITTTQPGSHSSSPASGRLSFTTERPDGHGSNSSHHSITTTQPGSHSSSPASGRLSFTTERPDGHGSNASHHSITTTQPGSHSSSPASGRLSFTTERPDGHGSNSSHHSITTTQPGSHISSTTSIHYSHTSVAPDYHTSPITPGHHSNTSAPPDHHTSSVPTSHHVTIATKSTQIITATTGNQKNISSTLHQKVTSAPDNNHSSISQPITIIQSTPYLPVVIDERAIFFLSFVISNLPFNSSLENPSSFYYQELKNSISGLLRQIYKDKAFVTFHLLQFRKGSVITDCTVVFQAGSITTSQVQKLFAENVKKSNLYNLTISPSDIIVREWNSASSPDSGVPGYAIALLVIVCILLALAIFHFAVLGLSYFRRKHCGQLDIFPSQDSYHPMNEYPTYHTHGQYVPPGSTKRSPYEEISPGNGGNNLSYVNPVATSANL; this is encoded by the exons ATGACCCCAGGCATCCAACCCACCCTGGTCCTTGTACTGTTCCTGTTACTTACAG CTGTCCTCCACAGCACCTCTGGCACAACAAGTACAACTACAGCTGCAGACAGAACCAGCAGCAACAGAAGTACAGAGAATGACAGCACAACAGCAATGACCTCACATGCTATAGTTTCATCTAGCACA ACAAACCCACATCTGATCATCACAGCATCACAACTGAACGTCCCGACGGTCACGGCTCCAACTCCAGCCACCAAAGCATCACAACTACACAACCTGGCAGTCACAGCTCCTCCCCAGCCTCTGGTCGCCTTAGCTTCACAACTGAACGTCCCGACGGTCACGGCTCCAACGCCAGCCACCACAGCATCACAACTACACAACCTGGCAGTCACAGCTCCTCCCCAGCCTCTGGTCGCCTCAGCTTCACAACTGAACGTCCTGACGGGTCACGGCTCCAACTCCAGCCACCACAGCATCACAACTACACAACCTGGCAGTCACAGCTCCTCCCCAGCCTCTGGTCGCCTCAGCTTCACAACTGAACGTCCCGACGGTCACGGCTCCAACGCCAGCCACCACAGCATCACAACTACACAACCTGGCAGTCACAGCTCCTCCCCAGCCTCTGGTCGCCTTAGCTTCACAACTGAACGTCCCGACGGTCACGGCTCCAACTCCAGCCACCACAGCATCACAACTACACAACCTGGCAGTCACAGCTCCTCCCCAGCCTCTGGTAGCCTTAGCGTCACAACTGAGCGTCCCGACGGTCACGGCTCCAACTCCAGCCATCACAGCATCACAACTACACAACCTGGCAGTCACAGCTCCTCCCCAGCCTCTGGTCGCCTTAGCTTCACAACTGAACGTCCCGACGGTCACGGCTCCAACTCCAGCCACCACAGCATCACAACTACACAACCTGGCAGTCACAGCTCCTCCCCAGCCTCTGGTCGCCTCAGCTTCACAACTGAACGTCCCGACGGTCACGGCTCCAACTCCAGCCACCACAGCATCACAACTACACAACCTGGCAGTCACAGCTCCTCCCCAGCCTCTGGTCGCCTTAGCTTCACAACTGAACGTCCCGACGGTCACGGCTCCAACTCCAGCCACCACAGCATCACAACTACACAACCTGGCAGTCACAGCTCCTCCCCAGCCTCTGGTCGCCTTAGCTTCACAACTGAACGTCCCGACGGTCACGGCTCCAACGCCAGCCACCACAGCATCACAACTACACAACCTGGCAGTCACAGCTCCTCCCCAGCCTCTGGTCGCCTCAGCTTCACAACTGAACGTCCTGACGGTCACGGCTCCAACTCCAGCCACCACAGCATCACAACTACACAACCTGGCAGTCACATCTCCTCCACAACCTCTATACACTATAGTCACACGTCAGTAGCCCCTGACTATCACACCTCCCCTATAACCCCTGGTCACCATAGCAACACATCTGCACCTCCTGACCATCACACCTCCAGTGTACCCACTAGTCATCATGTCACCATAGCTACAAAAAGTACCCAAATCATTACAGCAACAACTGGTAATCAGAAGAATATTTCTTCAACCCTTCACCAGAAAGTCACATCTGCCCCTGACAATAATCACAGCTCCATATCACAACCCATTACGATCATCCAAAGTACCCCTTACCTCCCAGTTGTCATTGATGAGAGAGCCATATTTTTCCTCTCATTCGTCATCAGCAATCTGCCGTTTAATTCTTCTCTGGAAAATCCCAGCTCCTTCTACTACCAAGAATTGAAGAATTCTATCAGTGGTCTG tTGCGGCAGATCTACAAAGACAAGGCATTTGTGACTTTTCACCTGCTCCAATTCAG AAAGGGCTCTGTGATTACAGACTGTACTGTGGTCTTCCAAGCGGGCAGCATCACAACCAGTCAAGTACAGAAACTGTTTGCTGAAAATGTGAAGAAAAGTAATCTCTACAACCTGACTATTTCACCATCAGATATAATTG TCCGTGAGTGGAATTCAGCCTCATCTCCTGACTCTGGTGTGCCTGGCTATGCCATTGCTTTGCTTGTGATAGTCTGTATCCTGCTTGCTTTGGCGATTTTCCACTTTGCTGTCCTG GGGCTATCTTACTTCCGCCGGAAACACTGTGGACAGCTGGATATCTTCCCATCCCAAGATTCTTATCATCCCATGAATGAGTACCCCACTTATCATACCCATGGGCAATATGTGCCCCCAGGCAGCACCAAGCGCAGTCCCTACGAAGAG ATCTCTCCTGGAAATGGTGGCAACAACCTCTCTTACGTGAATCCAGTGGCCACTTCTGCTAACCTGTAA